The genomic window TCTCGACCATTTCGAAGTTTTAGGATTACCTACTTTTATTCTATTAAAACCAAAAGAAAATTAATTTATGAAGGCTATTTTTTATCAACTACTAATTGAACATTTTTTTACAATAATCGGTTTTTTATTTGCCGTTTTCCTCATTCTCAAAATCATCAGTGAACATCGCCGACCCGGAGGCGCTATATCCTGGGTCATCGCTATTATTTTTGCCCCTTATATCGGCGTTCCTCTTTATTTCATACTCGGAAGCAGAAAAATAGCAAAAAAGATAAACAGGAAAGAACCCCTTTACTCTACAAGCACAGCAAAACCTGAACAACCTATAAAAAATCCCATTGAACGCATCCTTTTATCCTCAGGTATGCCACCCATACGCCGTATCCATTCAGTCTCCTTCTCATTCGATGGTATTGAAGCCTATAACAAACTAATTGAAATCATAAAAGAAGCCAAAGAATACATCTACTGCACTACTTTCATTTTAGGGAAAGATAAAACGGGATTAAGTATCATAAACACATTAGCGGAAAAAGGAAAACAAGGCGTTCGTGTCCATTTGCTATTAGACAGTCTCGGTTGTCTAACCATTACAAAAAAAATACTGGAACCACTTATACAAGCCGGAGGCGAAGTAGCTTTCTTCCTACCTGTTCTCCCCTTACGCAGGAAATGGTCAGCAAACCTTCGCAATCACAGAAAAATTGTCATCGTAGATGGAAATATAGCCATGGTAGGAGGGATGAATCTCTCCGACAATTTTATGGGACCTACTCCCTCATCCAATCGCTTTTTAGACAATGCCGTTTTCCTACAGGGAGAAGCCCTATACGACATAGAGCAGGTATTCCGTAGTGATTGGTATTTCACCACAGAAAAAGAGCTGCCTGAACCCAAAATTTCCTTATTCACATCAGAAACGAAACCTCTCCCCAGTCTTGTCCAGGTAGTAGCCAGCGGTCCCGATGTCCCTGAAGACACACTACACGACGCTATACTAACCGCTTGCATGGAAGCCCGAGAACGCATCTGGATTGTAACACCTTACTTCGTGCCTGACGACCCTATCCTGAAACTACTTAATCTCCAGGCACGCGCAGGTGTAGATGTCTCTGTCATCCTACCCAAACATTCAAACCACAGATTGGCTGATTTCGCACGCGGTCCCGCCCTACGCGAACTAATAAATAGCGGAGCACATATCTGGTTTTACGAAAAAGGAATGGTTCACTCCAAACTTCTCATATTCGACCGTTTCCTTGCCGTAACAGGCTCGCCCAACCTCGACATACGCAGCATGTACCTAAACTTCGAAATTGCCCTATTCCACTATTCCCCCAACGAAATTGATGCCATTGCCGGCTGGATATACCAACTCATGAACAACTCCCGATTCATCGCCGAGCTCCCCGCCAATTTCTTACAAGCCCACCTCGAAAACTTAAGCCTCCTCATCGCCCCCCTCATTTAAAACTTTAAATCACCTATAAAAACGGATAAAATATTACTTTACAAAAGAATACCAAAAAAAGGATGGCTCCTATGGAAAATGAAAAAATTTTTAGTTTCGACATTGGCACAGGTAGTTTAGGCACCTGCATTCGTAAAGGGAATGAAATTGAATTATTAGATGTAGAAACCCTCCCCAGTGATTTTGCCACAGTAAAAGAAGCACGCGAACGAAGAAGACAAATCCGAACACGAATTGCACATAAGAAAAGAGAAGAATGGTGGAAAGAACACGCACAAAAAGCAGGTATTAAAGTGTTAGAAACAGGTCATCTGAATGAAAAGGGAGAATATATTAAACCCGATCCTCGATTAACTCGAGAATTTCAAAAAAAAGGAGACCCAACTATCTATAACTCCCTTTTACTTCGCATCGCTCTTCTTCATGGCGAAAAATTAGAAGGGTGGCAAATCTATAAAGCCATCTGGTCTGCCATTCAACGAAGAGGATACGACATCAACCTTCCCTGGAAATCAAAAATAAAAGAGGCTAAAGAAGAAGATAACGAAGAGCAACAATCCGACAAAAAAAGAAAGAAAAGAGAAAAGAAGGCAAATGACAAAAAAAATGATGAAAAAGAGATTGAAGAAGCAGTCCAAAAATATAAAGAGGAAATGAAGAAATGCTTTGGAGAAAAACAAGAATTTTATTATCCCTCATTTTTTGATGCTTTTAGATTGGGAATATGGGACCCCGATGATCCTGAAAACTACTCAAAAACAATTGATGAAAATGCAAAACCCATCCGAAACAAGTATGGAGAAATTTCAACTATTGCTCCCGCAGAAATGGTGGATAAAGAACTAAAACAACTTCTCGTTCAGGCAGGGAAACAATACCCCTATATTGAAAAAAATTTAAATTATATCCTCTATGGACCTACTGGTTGTAAATATGGCGCCTATCTTTTAAAGGATTACCGTAAATATATGGGTAGGGATATAGAATGGCAAGGACTACTATCCCAAAAGACACCCCGTTTTGATAACCGCATCGTGTATAAATGCCGACTAATACCCAGACTTAATGTATGCAAACGAAAAGACCCATTATGTAAAGAAATAACATTCCTGATGAAACTAAAAAACTTCCGATATGTAGAAGCAGAAACCGGCGTAGAAAAATCTCTCACGCCAAAAGAAATTTCAGAACTTTTCGAAGAGCAT from Candidatus Hydrogenedens sp. includes these protein-coding regions:
- a CDS encoding phospholipase D-like domain-containing protein — encoded protein: MKAIFYQLLIEHFFTIIGFLFAVFLILKIISEHRRPGGAISWVIAIIFAPYIGVPLYFILGSRKIAKKINRKEPLYSTSTAKPEQPIKNPIERILLSSGMPPIRRIHSVSFSFDGIEAYNKLIEIIKEAKEYIYCTTFILGKDKTGLSIINTLAEKGKQGVRVHLLLDSLGCLTITKKILEPLIQAGGEVAFFLPVLPLRRKWSANLRNHRKIVIVDGNIAMVGGMNLSDNFMGPTPSSNRFLDNAVFLQGEALYDIEQVFRSDWYFTTEKELPEPKISLFTSETKPLPSLVQVVASGPDVPEDTLHDAILTACMEARERIWIVTPYFVPDDPILKLLNLQARAGVDVSVILPKHSNHRLADFARGPALRELINSGAHIWFYEKGMVHSKLLIFDRFLAVTGSPNLDIRSMYLNFEIALFHYSPNEIDAIAGWIYQLMNNSRFIAELPANFLQAHLENLSLLIAPLI